A stretch of the Deltaproteobacteria bacterium GWC2_65_14 genome encodes the following:
- a CDS encoding ABC transporter encodes MDLLDLPVRIFSDYTLRSVALGAAVLGVANGALGSFAVLRRQSLLGDAISHAALPGIALAFLLTGSKASLVLLLGAAAAGWIGTLLVLGIVRNSRIKQDSALGLILSVFFGFGLVLLTYIQRIPTASQAGLDKFLFGQAATLLKRDVQTIAVLGGVALVLLMVFWKEFKLLSFDPEFGATLGFPARSLDILLTTLLVVAIVIGLQTVGVVLMSAMVVAPAAAARQWTDRLGVMVLLSALFGALAGVAGALVSGAAARLPTGPTIVLCLTGIVAVSLFLAPNRGLVWGWVRERGSRRELRVDAVLADLRILAMQHEGEERAHPIEVLRTMAVGHGGVDNSLRVLEERGLARQTESGDWTITARGMEEARRQSGTREEAE; translated from the coding sequence GTGGACCTTCTCGACCTTCCGGTCCGGATCTTCTCCGACTACACGCTCCGCTCCGTCGCCCTGGGGGCGGCGGTCCTGGGGGTCGCGAACGGCGCGCTGGGCTCCTTCGCCGTCCTCCGGAGGCAGAGCCTGCTGGGGGACGCCATCTCCCACGCCGCGCTCCCGGGGATCGCCCTGGCCTTCCTGCTGACCGGAAGCAAGGCCTCCCTCGTCCTCCTGCTCGGCGCGGCCGCCGCCGGGTGGATCGGCACCCTGCTGGTTCTCGGCATCGTCCGGAACAGCCGGATCAAGCAGGACAGCGCCCTGGGGCTGATCCTGTCGGTCTTTTTCGGGTTCGGGCTGGTCCTGTTGACCTACATCCAGAGGATCCCGACCGCCTCGCAGGCGGGGCTCGACAAGTTTCTCTTCGGGCAGGCGGCGACCCTGCTGAAGCGGGACGTCCAGACGATCGCGGTCCTGGGAGGAGTCGCCCTGGTCCTGCTGATGGTCTTCTGGAAGGAATTCAAGCTGCTCTCCTTCGACCCGGAATTCGGCGCGACCCTCGGGTTCCCCGCCCGTTCGCTCGACATTCTCCTGACGACCCTGCTGGTGGTGGCGATCGTGATCGGACTGCAGACGGTGGGAGTGGTGCTGATGAGCGCGATGGTCGTCGCCCCCGCGGCCGCGGCGAGACAGTGGACCGACCGGCTGGGAGTGATGGTCTTGCTTTCGGCGCTATTCGGCGCGCTGGCGGGGGTGGCCGGCGCGCTGGTCAGCGGCGCGGCGGCGCGCTTGCCGACCGGTCCCACGATCGTCCTCTGCCTGACCGGGATCGTGGCGGTCTCCCTCTTCCTGGCCCCCAACCGGGGGCTGGTCTGGGGATGGGTTCGCGAGCGGGGGAGCCGAAGGGAGCTGCGGGTGGACGCGGTGCTGGCCGATCTCCGCATCCTCGCGATGCAGCACGAGGGGGAGGAGCGCGCCCATCCGATCGAGGTGCTCCGCACCATGGCGGTCGGCCACGGAGGTGTGGACAACAGCCTGAGGGTGCTCGAGGAGCGGGGGCTGGCGCGCCAAACGGAATCCGGGGACTGGACGATCACCGCCCGGGGGATGGAGGAGGCCCGGCGGCAATCCGGGACGCGGGAGGAGGCGGAATGA
- a CDS encoding manganese transporter translates to MPRRTRLLLPVLLALGIALAAGCRKPADRGRAPGDLAARQLRVVATTGMITDIVREIGGDRVSVTGLMGPGVDPHLYKASEGNVIVMAEADVIFYNGLHLEGKLTEVFEKMGGRISTVAVTDGIDRGILLRPPEFEGAYDPHVWFDVTLWMKAVEKVAEGLGGIDPAHGETYRKNAAAYLERLAALHRHVQARAGELPPERRVLITAHDAFNYFGRAYRFEVRGLQGVSTVTEAGTGDIRALALLIVERRIPAVFVETSISPRTIQALQEAVAARGYTVKIGGGLYSDALGDPGSPEGTYIGMVRHNIDTIVDALKR, encoded by the coding sequence ATGCCGCGGAGGACCCGTCTCCTGCTCCCGGTGCTGCTGGCCTTAGGGATAGCGCTTGCCGCCGGGTGCAGGAAGCCGGCGGACCGGGGCCGCGCGCCGGGAGACCTCGCCGCCCGGCAGCTCCGGGTCGTGGCCACGACCGGGATGATCACCGACATCGTCCGGGAGATCGGGGGAGACCGGGTCTCCGTCACCGGCCTGATGGGACCCGGGGTCGACCCTCACCTCTACAAGGCCAGCGAGGGGAACGTCATCGTCATGGCGGAGGCCGACGTCATCTTCTACAACGGGCTTCACCTGGAGGGGAAGTTGACGGAGGTGTTCGAGAAGATGGGGGGGAGGATCTCCACGGTGGCTGTCACCGACGGGATCGACCGGGGGATCCTCCTTCGCCCGCCGGAGTTCGAGGGGGCCTACGACCCCCACGTCTGGTTCGACGTCACCCTCTGGATGAAGGCGGTGGAGAAGGTGGCGGAGGGGCTGGGGGGTATCGATCCCGCGCACGGGGAAACCTACCGGAAAAACGCCGCCGCGTACCTGGAGCGGCTGGCCGCCCTCCACCGGCATGTGCAGGCGCGCGCTGGGGAGCTGCCTCCGGAACGGCGGGTGCTGATCACCGCGCATGACGCCTTCAACTATTTCGGGCGGGCCTACCGGTTCGAGGTCCGCGGCCTGCAGGGGGTGAGCACCGTGACGGAGGCGGGGACGGGGGACATCCGGGCGCTGGCCCTGCTGATCGTGGAGAGGAGAATTCCCGCGGTGTTCGTGGAGACCTCGATCTCCCCCCGCACCATCCAGGCGCTCCAGGAGGCGGTGGCGGCTCGAGGGTATACTGTAAAAATAGGAGGCGGGTTGTATTCCGACGCGCTCGGGGATCCCGGGTCCCCGGAAGGGACCTACATCGGGATGGTGCGCCACAACATCGACACCATCGTGGACGCGTTGAAGCGGTAG
- a CDS encoding manganese ABC transporter ATP-binding protein has protein sequence MEEAGGAQAIRVEDLTVAYGEKPVLWDVDLEVPQGVLMAVVGPNGAGKTTLIKAIMGLVEPVAGSVEVFGKPYREQRRLVGYVPQRNSVDWDFPTTVLDVVMMGRYGALGWLRRPGRTERHLALEALEQVGLTEFAGRQISQLSGGQQQRVFLARALVQDARIYLMDEPFQGVDATTERAIVSLLKGMRAAGKTVVVVHHDLQTVPEYFDWVTLLNVRRIASGPVDTEFTDRNLRLAYGGRVSYLTHHTHGETDPGAGG, from the coding sequence ATGGAAGAAGCCGGCGGCGCGCAGGCGATCCGGGTCGAGGACCTGACGGTGGCCTACGGGGAGAAGCCGGTCCTGTGGGACGTCGACCTGGAAGTTCCGCAGGGCGTTCTCATGGCGGTCGTGGGCCCCAACGGTGCAGGAAAGACGACGCTGATCAAGGCGATCATGGGACTGGTTGAACCGGTCGCCGGCTCCGTCGAGGTCTTCGGAAAGCCATACCGGGAGCAGAGGCGGCTGGTGGGGTACGTCCCGCAGAGAAACAGCGTGGACTGGGATTTTCCCACGACCGTGCTCGATGTCGTCATGATGGGCCGGTACGGGGCCCTTGGCTGGCTGCGGCGCCCCGGACGGACGGAACGGCACCTCGCCCTGGAGGCGCTGGAGCAGGTCGGGCTGACGGAATTCGCCGGCCGGCAGATCAGCCAGCTCTCCGGTGGACAGCAGCAGCGGGTGTTCCTGGCCCGGGCGCTCGTGCAGGACGCCCGGATCTATCTGATGGACGAGCCCTTCCAGGGGGTGGACGCCACCACGGAGCGTGCGATCGTCTCCCTGCTGAAGGGGATGCGCGCCGCGGGGAAGACGGTGGTGGTGGTGCACCACGATCTCCAGACGGTTCCCGAGTATTTCGACTGGGTCACCCTGCTCAACGTCCGCCGGATCGCGAGCGGTCCGGTGGACACGGAGTTCACCGACCGGAACCTGCGGCTGGCGTACGGGGGCCGGGTCTCCTACCTGACCCATCACACGCACGGGGAGACGGATCCCGGGGCGGGCGGGTAG